A portion of the Citrobacter rodentium NBRC 105723 = DSM 16636 genome contains these proteins:
- the cedA gene encoding cell division activator CedA produces MKQLMMKPLRQQNRPVISYVPRVEPAPPEHAIKMDAFRDVWILRGKYVAFVLLGESFQRSPAFTVPESAQRWANQVRQENEIAG; encoded by the coding sequence GTGAAGCAATTAATGATGAAACCTTTACGCCAACAAAATCGCCCGGTTATTAGCTATGTCCCGCGTGTGGAACCTGCACCGCCGGAACATGCAATAAAAATGGACGCGTTTCGTGACGTATGGATTTTGCGCGGAAAATATGTCGCGTTTGTCTTACTCGGAGAGTCGTTTCAGCGATCGCCAGCGTTTACCGTACCGGAGTCCGCCCAGCGCTGGGCAAACCAGGTCCGCCAGGAAAACGAAATTGCCGGTTAA
- a CDS encoding metal-dependent hydrolase produces the protein MTAEGHLLFSIACAVFAKNAELTPVLAQGDWWHIVPSAILTCLLPDIDHPKSFLGQRLKWISKPIARTFGHRGFTHSLLAVFALLTTFYLKVPDSWIVPADALQGMVLGYLSHILADMLTPAGVPLLWPCRWRFRLPILVPQKGNQLERFLCLALFAWAVWMPQNLPQNSAVRWSSDMINTLQMQFNRLIKQQID, from the coding sequence ATGACGGCGGAAGGTCACCTTCTCTTTTCTATTGCCTGCGCGGTGTTTGCTAAAAACGCCGAGCTTACCCCTGTGCTGGCACAGGGCGACTGGTGGCATATCGTTCCCTCCGCCATTCTGACCTGCCTGCTGCCGGACATCGATCACCCTAAGTCATTCCTCGGGCAGCGGCTGAAGTGGATCTCAAAGCCCATCGCCCGCACCTTCGGACACCGGGGCTTTACCCATAGCCTGCTCGCCGTGTTCGCCCTGCTGACCACCTTCTATCTGAAAGTGCCTGACAGCTGGATAGTGCCTGCCGACGCGCTGCAAGGGATGGTGCTGGGCTATCTGAGCCATATCCTCGCGGACATGCTGACGCCCGCTGGCGTACCTCTGCTCTGGCCTTGCCGCTGGCGCTTCCGGCTGCCCATTCTGGTGCCGCAAAAAGGCAATCAGCTGGAGCGTTTTCTGTGCCTGGCGCTGTTTGCCTGGGCGGTCTGGATGCCGCAGAACCTGCCCCAGAACAGTGCCGTTCGCTGGTCGTCAGATATGATCAATACCCTGCAAATGCAGTTTAATCGCCTTATAAAGCAGCAGATCGATTAG
- the tcyP gene encoding cystine/sulfocysteine:cation symporter, with amino-acid sequence MNFPLIANIVVFVILLLALAQTRHKQWSLAKKVLVGLVIGVVFGLALHTVYGSDSPVLKDSIQWFNIVGNGYVQLLQMIVMPLVFASILSAVARLHNASQLGKISLLTIGTLLFTTLIAALVGVLVTNLFGLTAEGLVQGGAETARLNAIETNYVGKVADLSVPQLVLSFVPKNPFADLTGANPTSIISVVIFAAFLGVAALKLLKDDAPKGERVLTAIDTLQSWVMKLVRLVMQLTPYGVLALMTKVVAGSNLQDIIKLGSFVVASYLGLAIMFIVHGVLLGINGVSPLKYFRKVWPVLTFAFTSRSSAASIPLNVEAQTRRLGVPESIASFAASFGATIGQNGCAGLYPAMLAVMVAPTVGINPLDPVWIATLVGIVTVSSAGVAGVGGGATFAALIVLPAMGLPVTLVALLISVEPLIDMGRTALNVSGSMTAGTLTSQWLKQTDKTILDSEDDAELAHR; translated from the coding sequence ATGAATTTTCCATTAATCGCGAACATCGTGGTGTTCGTCATTCTGCTGTTGGCGCTGGCGCAAACCCGCCATAAACAGTGGAGTCTGGCAAAGAAAGTACTGGTCGGCCTGGTTATCGGCGTGGTCTTTGGCCTTGCGCTGCATACCGTTTATGGCTCTGACAGCCCGGTGCTGAAAGATTCCATCCAGTGGTTCAACATCGTCGGCAACGGCTATGTTCAACTGCTGCAAATGATCGTCATGCCGCTGGTTTTCGCCTCGATTCTGAGCGCTGTCGCCCGCCTGCATAACGCTTCGCAGTTGGGAAAAATCAGCTTGCTGACCATCGGCACGCTGCTGTTTACCACGCTGATTGCCGCGCTGGTCGGGGTGCTGGTCACCAACCTGTTTGGCCTGACCGCCGAAGGTCTGGTGCAGGGCGGCGCTGAAACGGCGCGTCTTAACGCCATCGAAACCAACTACGTGGGCAAAGTAGCCGATCTGAGCGTACCACAGCTGGTGCTGTCGTTTGTGCCGAAAAATCCGTTTGCCGATCTGACCGGCGCGAATCCGACCTCCATTATTAGCGTCGTCATTTTCGCCGCCTTCCTCGGCGTTGCGGCGCTGAAACTGCTGAAAGACGATGCGCCGAAAGGCGAACGGGTGTTAACCGCTATCGATACGCTGCAAAGCTGGGTGATGAAGCTGGTGCGTCTGGTGATGCAGTTAACCCCTTACGGCGTACTGGCGCTGATGACCAAAGTGGTGGCCGGTTCCAACCTGCAGGACATCATTAAGCTGGGCAGCTTCGTGGTGGCCTCGTATCTGGGTCTGGCGATTATGTTTATCGTGCACGGCGTGCTGCTGGGCATCAACGGCGTCAGCCCGCTGAAATACTTCCGTAAGGTGTGGCCGGTGCTGACCTTTGCCTTTACCAGCCGTTCCAGCGCCGCCTCTATCCCGCTGAACGTTGAAGCGCAAACCCGTCGTCTGGGCGTACCGGAATCTATCGCCAGCTTCGCCGCCTCTTTTGGCGCGACCATTGGTCAGAACGGCTGTGCGGGTCTCTATCCGGCCATGCTGGCGGTGATGGTTGCCCCAACGGTAGGCATTAACCCGCTGGATCCGGTATGGATCGCCACCCTCGTCGGTATCGTCACCGTCAGCTCCGCAGGCGTTGCCGGCGTAGGCGGCGGCGCAACCTTCGCCGCACTGATTGTGCTGCCCGCGATGGGCCTGCCGGTAACCCTGGTAGCGCTGCTGATCTCCGTCGAGCCGCTGATCGACATGGGACGCACCGCGCTGAACGTCAGCGGTTCAATGACCGCCGGTACGCTGACCAGCCAGTGGCTGAAGCAGACCGATAAAACCATTCTGGACAGCGAAGACGACGCCGAACTGGCGCATCGCTAA